In Halobaculum rubrum, the following are encoded in one genomic region:
- a CDS encoding HVO_0416 family zinc finger protein, producing MASAPSPDGDLFDEFLTSRGHDVETARWEESYNKKQCPDCGGLHDGDAAECSVCGWRPETSR from the coding sequence ATGGCGTCGGCACCGAGCCCGGATGGCGACCTGTTCGACGAGTTCCTGACCAGCCGCGGCCACGACGTGGAGACGGCCCGATGGGAGGAGTCCTATAACAAAAAGCAGTGTCCCGACTGCGGCGGGCTTCACGACGGCGACGCCGCGGAGTGCTCGGTGTGCGGCTGGCGACCCGAGACATCCCGCTGA
- a CDS encoding UvrD-helicase domain-containing protein, translating to MVMSDPTVTRLFGGPGSGKTTALLDRVEGLIDEGTDVRDILVVSYTRAAAAEVRERLAERLDTTPRHLQGNVCTMHAKAYELLNLSRGDVVGEDDKEEFCDDYGVEFEDEYSGGGRRTARSTTLGNKVIATSQWLQRTERDVSDWYDVPFQWDVEEVRLPPEIDPNAQEGNKYTPTWPGDDDRLNVPEAIRAWRAYKGDEGLVGFADMLERVAQRSLLPSVDHLVIDEFQDITTLQYDVYQEWKPHMESCLIAGDDDQVVYAWQGADPALLLDTEVDNDEVLPNSYRLPSNILNVVNTEIRHIDRRQEKDLKPRTEGGAVEAIDSPSMLDLVRNVRHTVQSTDDETVMVLFRARYQMFDFIDEFIAEGIPFSCLTDQRMWTDRLTDYVRAIEAVDRDEVLTALQARRLADILQDSAFGSNERDELYDFLDDVEETADEDDLAEIPLSPEDVSEFVPFMPDGPSAADMARKITSFQRKSVKAYFAGGYEGEDPSRVRLGTIHSAKGREADHVFVNTDLTEKVVEQMAAQAEQQGLDVTGVDGEEFTKSTSPVPVLTNNERRVFYVGMSRARERLVLMENLVTGAPTLPISVVLHNEIREADPQAIVDEIVEEVEAPDPEVEA from the coding sequence ATGGTAATGAGCGACCCGACGGTTACCCGCCTGTTCGGTGGTCCGGGCAGCGGGAAGACGACTGCGCTCCTCGACCGCGTCGAGGGGCTCATCGACGAGGGGACCGACGTCCGCGATATCCTCGTCGTTTCGTACACGCGCGCGGCGGCCGCCGAGGTCCGCGAGCGCCTCGCCGAACGCCTCGACACGACCCCGCGTCACCTGCAGGGGAACGTCTGCACCATGCACGCGAAGGCGTACGAACTGCTGAACCTCTCCCGAGGCGACGTGGTCGGCGAGGACGACAAGGAGGAGTTCTGCGACGACTACGGCGTCGAGTTCGAGGACGAGTACTCCGGCGGCGGCCGCCGCACCGCGCGCTCGACGACGCTCGGAAACAAGGTGATCGCCACCTCCCAGTGGCTCCAGCGCACAGAACGCGACGTGTCCGACTGGTACGACGTGCCGTTCCAGTGGGATGTCGAGGAGGTCCGGCTCCCCCCCGAGATCGACCCGAACGCCCAGGAGGGGAACAAGTACACCCCGACGTGGCCCGGCGACGACGACCGCCTCAACGTGCCCGAGGCGATCCGGGCGTGGCGCGCGTACAAGGGCGACGAGGGGCTGGTCGGCTTCGCCGACATGCTCGAACGGGTTGCACAACGCTCGCTGCTGCCAAGCGTCGATCACCTGGTGATCGACGAGTTCCAGGACATCACGACGCTGCAGTACGACGTGTACCAGGAGTGGAAGCCGCACATGGAGTCGTGCCTCATCGCCGGCGACGACGATCAGGTCGTGTACGCCTGGCAGGGCGCCGACCCCGCGCTGCTTCTGGACACCGAGGTCGACAACGACGAGGTGCTGCCGAACTCCTACCGGCTCCCCTCGAACATCCTCAACGTCGTCAACACGGAGATCCGCCACATCGACAGGCGCCAAGAGAAGGACCTCAAACCCCGCACTGAGGGCGGCGCAGTCGAGGCCATCGACTCCCCGTCGATGCTCGATCTCGTTCGGAACGTCCGCCACACCGTCCAGAGCACGGACGACGAGACGGTGATGGTGCTGTTCCGCGCGCGCTATCAGATGTTCGACTTCATCGACGAGTTCATCGCCGAGGGGATCCCGTTCTCGTGTCTCACCGACCAGCGGATGTGGACCGACCGCCTCACCGACTACGTGCGCGCGATCGAGGCCGTCGATCGCGACGAGGTGCTGACCGCGCTGCAGGCGCGCCGCCTCGCTGACATCCTACAGGACTCGGCGTTCGGCAGCAACGAGCGCGACGAACTGTACGACTTCCTCGACGACGTGGAGGAGACCGCCGACGAGGACGACCTCGCGGAGATACCGCTGTCCCCCGAGGACGTGAGCGAGTTCGTCCCGTTCATGCCCGACGGGCCGTCGGCCGCCGACATGGCCCGCAAGATCACCAGCTTCCAGCGGAAGTCCGTGAAGGCGTACTTCGCGGGCGGGTACGAAGGCGAGGACCCCAGCCGGGTCCGCCTCGGCACGATCCACTCCGCGAAGGGTCGCGAGGCCGACCACGTGTTCGTCAACACCGACCTCACCGAGAAGGTGGTCGAGCAGATGGCCGCCCAGGCCGAACAGCAGGGCCTCGACGTGACCGGCGTCGACGGCGAGGAGTTCACCAAGTCCACCAGCCCGGTGCCGGTGCTCACGAACAACGAGCGCCGGGTGTTCTACGTCGGCATGTCCC